Below is a window of Romeriopsis navalis LEGE 11480 DNA.
TGGCAGAAACCCCACTGCAACAATTCAAACACTGAACTTCAGGGAATTCAACGATTTAGCGAAATCATTGTCAGTAAGTGAACATACTTAATCACATCTTTAAATTCCCCACTGCGCTAAACCCCGAAATTTAGGCTAGTCGCAGCAACTTTAACGGCATTAAGCACCAATATTTACCCGGCACACTGACACCACCATCATGTAATTCGGCGCTGAAAGTGGCCAGCGTCAAAGGATAGATATATACAAGTGTTTCAAGATAGGTTTTTCAATGGTGAGCCTATATCCAAAGTTGGAGAATCTAAAATCGTCAAGGATTAGTTGAAAAATTTATCATTTCAGCCGGGTTATTCATGACGGTACCAAACAAAGCTATGCCGATTGCCGATCGAGAATCAAGGTAACAGGTCCATCGTTTTCGATCGAGACCTGCATGTTTGCACCGAACTGACCAGTGGCGATAGTCACTCCAGTACTCCGTAATTTTTCGACAAAGGCTTCATAAAGTTCCTGTGCAATACTCGGGGCCGCCGCTTGGTCAAAGGAGGGGCGACGACCTTTACGACAGTCACCGTACAGTGTGAATTGACTAATTACGAGGATTTCTCCGCCAATTTCCTGCACTGAACAATCAAACCGACCATGAACATCTTTGGGAAATACGCGTAAACCCAAGCATTTCTGCACCATCCAATCCACTTCGGCTAGCGTATCCCCATCACAAATGCCGACCAGCAGATTGAGACCCCGACCAATTCGGGCAATGCACTGACCATCAACCGCAACTGCAGAACTGGTCACTCGCTGAAGGACAACTCGCATAAATTCCACTTCACCTCAATTCGATCACAATTAGAATGCCGGCATCCCATCAAAAATTGGGATGCCAGCGCGGATGCAATAGCGCCTGCACCGGCTCACCATCGGTAAAATGTTGCTGCACAATCGTCCCCACATCTTCTGGCTTCAGCCGACAGTACCAAGTTTCGTCATTGACGAGCACCGTCGGACTCATGTTGCATTGTCCCTGACATTCACAGGCAATCGGCGTGATTTGAGGATGTGCCTCGGAAGCCGTTTCAAACGTCTTCAACACCTGTGCTGAACCTTGACGCAGACAACTACTACCTTGACAGACTAAAACTTCGTAAGAGGAACTCATGAACAAAATTGCGGGGTAAAAATCGCCGGTTGCTTGCGACAAGTGCTCAACCGGCTTCAAGTGTGACGAAAGCTCAGACCGATCTAGCCAAAACCTTTACCGGTGCTGGTGGAAGGAATCGTCAAGCAGTGTTCGATTTGCGATCGCAACTGCTCATGGTCGAGGTTTTGACCAATCAGTACAAGCTGATTTTTCCGCACTGCCCCTTCTTTCCAATTATCGTCATCGAGGGAAAAGCGCTTGCCGCTGAGGTGGAAAATATGCCGCTTCGGACTTTCATCGAACCAGAGGATACCTTTGGCCCGGAAGATATTTTCGGAGAGTTGGTTATCTAGGAAGTACTGGAACTTCCGAATGCTGAAGGGACGATCGCTATTAAAGGAAATTGACGTGAAGCCTTCGATCTCCAAATGATCGGGGTTACCACCATGGCTATGATCATGGCTATGGCCGTGATCATGGTCGTGCGCGCCATGTCCGTGGTCATGATCAGAGTGTGAATGATCATGCTCATCATGGCTATGGTCGTGGGACCCGTGGGCATGATCGTGATCGCTGTGATCGTCATGCTCGCAATGGCCATGATCGTGATCGCAATTCGTATGGTCGTGCCCCTCATGGTCATGAGTATGGGCTTTGCCATCGGGCTTGAAGTATTGATCGGATTCAAACAAGCCCACGCTCAACAGCAGCGACAACGGCACACTACCTTTGGTTGTGCGCAGAATCCGGGCACCTTCTTTAATATCACGCATCCGCACTTCCAGGGCATCGAGTTCCCCTTCATCCACCAAGTCGGACTTGTTCAACAAAATAATGTCGCCGTAGGCAATCTGGTTATAGGCAACTTCACTATTGAACAGGTCAATGCTGAGGTTGGAAGAGTCCACGACAGTGACGATCGAATCCAACCGCGTCAGGTCCCGCAGTTCACTACCCAGAAACGTCAGTGCAACGGGTAAAGGATCCGCAAGGCCGGTGGTCTCCACCACTAAGTAATCGACTTTCTGCTCCAGTTCGAGGATTTTGTAAACCGCGTTTTGCAGGTCCTCGTTGATCGTGCAGCAGACACAGCCGTTGCTTAGCTCGATCATCGTCCCGTCGTCATCCGTGGTGACGATCAACTCATTGTCGATGCCAATTTCACCGAATTCATTGACGAGTACGGCAGTTTTGACACCTTGCTGGTTGGAGAGAATGTGGTTCAGCAAGGTGGTTTTGCCACTGCCCAAGAAGCCCGTGATGATGGTGACGGGTAAACCTGTCTTCGGGGCATCCATAGCGACAGAATCTTTGGTTGCGACGGCACTCATAGGTTTCAACGGCTGCAAGCTGCAATAATATTTTAGACACCGGATTTTTGCGAATCCAGGTATTTATTGTACTAATTTGTCTGAACCATGGCACTCCAGCTTTACAACACGCTTTCCCGCAAACGCGAAGATTTTCAGCCCCTCGAAGCCGGTCAGGTGAAGATGTATTGCTGTGGCGTGACAGTCTATGACTACTGCCACTTGGGTCATGCCCGATCGTATATTGCCTGGGATACGGTGCGCCGCTATTTGGAATGGTCGGGGTATGCGGTGCGCT
It encodes the following:
- the dtd gene encoding D-aminoacyl-tRNA deacylase, coding for MRVVLQRVTSSAVAVDGQCIARIGRGLNLLVGICDGDTLAEVDWMVQKCLGLRVFPKDVHGRFDCSVQEIGGEILVISQFTLYGDCRKGRRPSFDQAAAPSIAQELYEAFVEKLRSTGVTIATGQFGANMQVSIENDGPVTLILDRQSA
- a CDS encoding (2Fe-2S) ferredoxin domain-containing protein, whose amino-acid sequence is MSSSYEVLVCQGSSCLRQGSAQVLKTFETASEAHPQITPIACECQGQCNMSPTVLVNDETWYCRLKPEDVGTIVQQHFTDGEPVQALLHPRWHPNF
- a CDS encoding CobW family GTP-binding protein; the protein is MSAVATKDSVAMDAPKTGLPVTIITGFLGSGKTTLLNHILSNQQGVKTAVLVNEFGEIGIDNELIVTTDDDGTMIELSNGCVCCTINEDLQNAVYKILELEQKVDYLVVETTGLADPLPVALTFLGSELRDLTRLDSIVTVVDSSNLSIDLFNSEVAYNQIAYGDIILLNKSDLVDEGELDALEVRMRDIKEGARILRTTKGSVPLSLLLSVGLFESDQYFKPDGKAHTHDHEGHDHTNCDHDHGHCEHDDHSDHDHAHGSHDHSHDEHDHSHSDHDHGHGAHDHDHGHSHDHSHGGNPDHLEIEGFTSISFNSDRPFSIRKFQYFLDNQLSENIFRAKGILWFDESPKRHIFHLSGKRFSLDDDNWKEGAVRKNQLVLIGQNLDHEQLRSQIEHCLTIPSTSTGKGFG